In the Hordeum vulgare subsp. vulgare chromosome 7H, MorexV3_pseudomolecules_assembly, whole genome shotgun sequence genome, one interval contains:
- the LOC123412291 gene encoding F-box/LRR-repeat protein At3g59200-like isoform X2, producing the protein MAEASDDGSIEDKISALPDGVLVHVLSHLCSREAVQTCVLSRRWRYLWRSVFCIDVSFVEFEDRAAENDLEREEMFKMFVNHLLILRKPVDLKEFRLEYSLTVGDTVDISANSDHANLWIAHALQYKAQTVKIGNYSEYLQLLPSVFNSTYLKRLHITNALLIQGFFERLGKGCPALEYLFLLNCGIKDLDIFSNTLKVLILADIMVSHDDPVSISAPSLISLSVEECPFGASLPILKNMSSLETASVLFLEGNTNCDADGIRQFLGGLSGVRSLDFYYGDTQLEMENNHGWCPTFSNLTNLTLDSWCVHADLYALIVFLQNSPNLKKLTLKLNEPRYHTGVVSAIIGELEDRSFTCEQLEIVEIICSEGNALLPGVNQFLLEECGIRPDQMRVNHQN; encoded by the exons ATGGCGGAGGCATCGGACGACGGGAGCATTGAAGACAAGATCAGCGCCCTCCCGGACGGGGTCCTCGTCCATGTCCTATCCCACCTGTGCTCACGCGAGGCTGTGCAGACATGCGTGCTGTCACGGCGCTGGCGATACCTCTGGCGGTCGGTGTTCTGCATCGACGTGTCTTTCGTGGAATTTGAAGACAGGGCTGCTGAAAACGACTTGGAGCGTGAGGAGATGTTCAAGATGTTTGTGAACCATTTGCTGATTCTCCGTAAACCCGTAGACCTGAAGGAGTTCCGGCTCGAGTACAGCTTAACGGTGGGCGACACCGTGGACATCAGTGCTAACTCTGATCATGCCAACCTATGGATCGCCCATGCTTTACAGTACAAGGCCCAGACTGTCAAGATAGGTAACTACAGCGAATATCTGCAGCTTCTTCCCTCGGTATTCAATTCAACCTACTTGAAAAGACTGCACATTACCAATGCTCTACTGATCCAAGGTTTCTTTGAGCGCCTCGGAAAAGGCTGCCCAGCATTGGAATATCTCTTCCTATTGAACTGCGGCATTAAGGACCTTGACATTTTCTCCAACACACTGAAGGTTTTGATCCTCGCTGATATTATG GTCTCCCACGATGACCCTGTTTCTATTTCTGCTCCAAGCCTCATTTCTCTGTCTGTCGAAGAGTGTCCTTTTGGGGCCAGCCTACCTATACTAAAGAACATGTCATCTCTAGAGACTGCATCAGTATTGTTTTTAGAAGGAAACACAAATTGTGATGCTGATGGTATCAGGCAGTTTCTCGGGGGCCTCTCTGGTGTTAGAAGTTTGGACTTCTATTACGGGGATACACAG TTGGAGATGGAAAATAATCACGGATGGTGTCCAACATTCAGCAATCTTACAAACCTGACTCTTGATAGTTGGTGCGTGCATGCGGACTTATATGCGCTGATAGTCTTCCTTCAGAACTCACCTAATCTGAAGAAGCTAACTCTTAAACTAAACGAG CCACGATATCACACCGGGGTTGTATCTGCAATCATCGGCGAGCTGGAGGATAGATCATTTACGTGCGAACAGCTTGAGATTGTTGAAATCATATGCTCGGAGGGAAATGCACTGCTACCTGGGGTTAATCAGTTTTTGCTAGAAGAATGCGGCATAAGGCCTGATCAGATGCGTGTCAATCACCAGAACTAA
- the LOC123412291 gene encoding F-box/LRR-repeat protein At3g59200-like isoform X1, translating into MAEASDDGSIEDKISALPDGVLVHVLSHLCSREAVQTCVLSRRWRYLWRSVFCIDVSFVEFEDRAAENDLEREEMFKMFVNHLLILRKPVDLKEFRLEYSLTVGDTVDISANSDHANLWIAHALQYKAQTVKIGNYSEYLQLLPSVFNSTYLKRLHITNALLIQGFFERLGKGCPALEYLFLLNCGIKDLDIFSNTLKVLILADIMVSHDDPVSISAPSLISLSVEECPFGASLPILKNMSSLETASVLFLEGNTNCDADGIRQFLGGLSGVRSLDFYYGDTQLEMENNHGWCPTFSNLTNLTLDSWCVHADLYALIVFLQNSPNLKKLTLKLNEPRYHTGVVSAIIGELEDRSFTCEQLEIVEIICSEGNALLPGVNQFLLEECGIRPDQMRVNHQN; encoded by the exons ATGGCGGAGGCATCGGACGACGGGAGCATTGAAGACAAGATCAGCGCCCTCCCGGACGGGGTCCTCGTCCATGTCCTATCCCACCTGTGCTCACGCGAGGCTGTGCAGACATGCGTGCTGTCACGGCGCTGGCGATACCTCTGGCGGTCGGTGTTCTGCATCGACGTGTCTTTCGTGGAATTTGAAGACAGGGCTGCTGAAAACGACTTGGAGCGTGAGGAGATGTTCAAGATGTTTGTGAACCATTTGCTGATTCTCCGTAAACCCGTAGACCTGAAGGAGTTCCGGCTCGAGTACAGCTTAACGGTGGGCGACACCGTGGACATCAGTGCTAACTCTGATCATGCCAACCTATGGATCGCCCATGCTTTACAGTACAAGGCCCAGACTGTCAAGATAGGTAACTACAGCGAATATCTGCAGCTTCTTCCCTCGGTATTCAATTCAACCTACTTGAAAAGACTGCACATTACCAATGCTCTACTGATCCAAGGTTTCTTTGAGCGCCTCGGAAAAGGCTGCCCAGCATTGGAATATCTCTTCCTATTGAACTGCGGCATTAAGGACCTTGACATTTTCTCCAACACACTGAAGGTTTTGATCCTCGCTGATATTATGGTCTCCCACGATGACCCTGTTTCTATTTCTGCTCCAAGCCTCATTTCTCTGTCTGTCGAAGAGTGTCCTTTTGGGGCCAGCCTACCTATACTAAAGAACATGTCATCTCTAGAGACTGCATCAGTATTGTTTTTAGAAGGAAACACAAATTGTGATGCTGATGGTATCAGGCAGTTTCTCGGGGGCCTCTCTGGTGTTAGAAGTTTGGACTTCTATTACGGGGATACACAG TTGGAGATGGAAAATAATCACGGATGGTGTCCAACATTCAGCAATCTTACAAACCTGACTCTTGATAGTTGGTGCGTGCATGCGGACTTATATGCGCTGATAGTCTTCCTTCAGAACTCACCTAATCTGAAGAAGCTAACTCTTAAACTAAACGAG CCACGATATCACACCGGGGTTGTATCTGCAATCATCGGCGAGCTGGAGGATAGATCATTTACGTGCGAACAGCTTGAGATTGTTGAAATCATATGCTCGGAGGGAAATGCACTGCTACCTGGGGTTAATCAGTTTTTGCTAGAAGAATGCGGCATAAGGCCTGATCAGATGCGTGTCAATCACCAGAACTAA